A single region of the Salmo salar chromosome ssa16, Ssal_v3.1, whole genome shotgun sequence genome encodes:
- the LOC106573059 gene encoding calcium/calmodulin-dependent protein kinase type 1D isoform X2, with amino-acid sequence MAREKATGKMVAVKCIPKKALKGKETSIENEIAVLRKIKHENIVALEDIYESSNHLYLIMQLVSGGELFDRIVEKGFYTEMDASRLIKQVLDAVNYLHAMGIVHRDLKPENLLYYNPRDEAKIMISDFGLSKMEGTGDVMATACGTPGYVAPEVLAQKPYSKAVDCWSIGVIAYILLCGYPPFYDENDSKLFEQILKADYEFDAPYWDDISDSAKEFISSLMEKDPEKRFTCDQALVHPWIAGDTALCKNIHESVSRQMRKNFAKSKWRQAFNATAVIRHMRRLQLGSSLNSSFGSSMSFDQQGPNSMLAKSMSVDCATLSRKDGPPQPLPTLPLSTAACSAPGSIRGEPQAEHQVVAPAAAVEPPRPRPSTVTTIHMGTK; translated from the exons ATGGCCAGAGAGAAGGCCACAGGGAAGATGGTTGCAGTGAAGTGCATCCCAAAGAAAGCACTGAAGGGAAAAGAGACCAGCATTGAGAATGAAATCGCCGTGCTTAGGAA GATAAAACATGAGAACATTGTGGCTTTGGAGGACATCTATGAGAGCTCCAACCACCTATACCTCATCATGCAGTT ggtGTCTGGTGGGGAGTTGTTTGACCGCATCGTAGAGAAGGGTTTCTACACAGAGATGGACGCCAGCAGGCTCATTAAACAGGTGCTTGATGCTGTCAACTACCTCCATGCTATGGGCATCGTACACAGAGACCTCAAG CCAGAGAACCTGCTTTACTACAACCCCCGTGATGAGGCCAAGATCATGATCAGTGACTTTGGTCTGTCTAAGATGGAGGGGACAGGAGACGTGATGGCCACTGCCTGTGGGACACCAGGATATGTGG CCCCAGAGGTTCTGGCTCAGAAGCCCTACAGCAAAGCAGTGGACTGCTGGTCTATCGGAGTCATCGCTTACATTCT GTTGTGCGGTTACCCTCCATTCTATGACGAGAATGACTCGAAGTTGTTTGAGCAGATACTCAAGGCAGACTATGAGTTTGATGCACCCTATTGGGACGATATATCGGATtcag CCAAAGAGTTCATCAGCTCTCTGATGGAGAAAGATCCAGAGAAGAGATTCACCTGTGACCAGGCTCTAGTCCACCCCTG GATTGCTGGGGACACGGCTCTCTGCAAGAACATCCATGAATCAGTCAGTCGGCAGATGAGGAAAAATTTTGCCAAAAGCAAATGGAGG CAAGCGTTTAACGCCACGGCAGTGATTCGTCATATGAGGCGCTTGCAGCTGGGCAGCAGTCTGAACAGTAGCTTTGGCAGCAGTATGAGCTTTGACCAACAGGGACCGAACTCTATGCTGGCCAAGAGCATGTCTGTAGACTGTGCCACCCTCTCACGCAAAGACG GTCCTCCACAACCTCTGcccactctgcctctctccactGCAGCCTGCAGTGCCCCTGGCAGCATCAGAGGGGAACCACAGGCAGAACACCAGGTTGTGGCTCCAGCTGCAGCAGTGGAGCCACCCCGGCCACGCCCCTCCACAGTCACCACCATCCACATGGGGACTAAATGA
- the LOC106573059 gene encoding calcium/calmodulin-dependent protein kinase type 1D isoform X1, whose translation MAKENGESGGDGSWKKNVDDIKHVFEFKEVLGTGAFSEVIMAREKATGKMVAVKCIPKKALKGKETSIENEIAVLRKIKHENIVALEDIYESSNHLYLIMQLVSGGELFDRIVEKGFYTEMDASRLIKQVLDAVNYLHAMGIVHRDLKPENLLYYNPRDEAKIMISDFGLSKMEGTGDVMATACGTPGYVAPEVLAQKPYSKAVDCWSIGVIAYILLCGYPPFYDENDSKLFEQILKADYEFDAPYWDDISDSAKEFISSLMEKDPEKRFTCDQALVHPWIAGDTALCKNIHESVSRQMRKNFAKSKWRQAFNATAVIRHMRRLQLGSSLNSSFGSSMSFDQQGPNSMLAKSMSVDCATLSRKDGPPQPLPTLPLSTAACSAPGSIRGEPQAEHQVVAPAAAVEPPRPRPSTVTTIHMGTK comes from the exons TGGTGCGTTCTCTGAGGTGATCATGGCCAGAGAGAAGGCCACAGGGAAGATGGTTGCAGTGAAGTGCATCCCAAAGAAAGCACTGAAGGGAAAAGAGACCAGCATTGAGAATGAAATCGCCGTGCTTAGGAA GATAAAACATGAGAACATTGTGGCTTTGGAGGACATCTATGAGAGCTCCAACCACCTATACCTCATCATGCAGTT ggtGTCTGGTGGGGAGTTGTTTGACCGCATCGTAGAGAAGGGTTTCTACACAGAGATGGACGCCAGCAGGCTCATTAAACAGGTGCTTGATGCTGTCAACTACCTCCATGCTATGGGCATCGTACACAGAGACCTCAAG CCAGAGAACCTGCTTTACTACAACCCCCGTGATGAGGCCAAGATCATGATCAGTGACTTTGGTCTGTCTAAGATGGAGGGGACAGGAGACGTGATGGCCACTGCCTGTGGGACACCAGGATATGTGG CCCCAGAGGTTCTGGCTCAGAAGCCCTACAGCAAAGCAGTGGACTGCTGGTCTATCGGAGTCATCGCTTACATTCT GTTGTGCGGTTACCCTCCATTCTATGACGAGAATGACTCGAAGTTGTTTGAGCAGATACTCAAGGCAGACTATGAGTTTGATGCACCCTATTGGGACGATATATCGGATtcag CCAAAGAGTTCATCAGCTCTCTGATGGAGAAAGATCCAGAGAAGAGATTCACCTGTGACCAGGCTCTAGTCCACCCCTG GATTGCTGGGGACACGGCTCTCTGCAAGAACATCCATGAATCAGTCAGTCGGCAGATGAGGAAAAATTTTGCCAAAAGCAAATGGAGG CAAGCGTTTAACGCCACGGCAGTGATTCGTCATATGAGGCGCTTGCAGCTGGGCAGCAGTCTGAACAGTAGCTTTGGCAGCAGTATGAGCTTTGACCAACAGGGACCGAACTCTATGCTGGCCAAGAGCATGTCTGTAGACTGTGCCACCCTCTCACGCAAAGACG GTCCTCCACAACCTCTGcccactctgcctctctccactGCAGCCTGCAGTGCCCCTGGCAGCATCAGAGGGGAACCACAGGCAGAACACCAGGTTGTGGCTCCAGCTGCAGCAGTGGAGCCACCCCGGCCACGCCCCTCCACAGTCACCACCATCCACATGGGGACTAAATGA
- the LOC106573059 gene encoding calcium/calmodulin-dependent protein kinase type 1D isoform X3, whose product MAKENGESGGDGSWKKNVDDIKHVFEFKEVLGTIKHENIVALEDIYESSNHLYLIMQLVSGGELFDRIVEKGFYTEMDASRLIKQVLDAVNYLHAMGIVHRDLKPENLLYYNPRDEAKIMISDFGLSKMEGTGDVMATACGTPGYVAPEVLAQKPYSKAVDCWSIGVIAYILLCGYPPFYDENDSKLFEQILKADYEFDAPYWDDISDSAKEFISSLMEKDPEKRFTCDQALVHPWIAGDTALCKNIHESVSRQMRKNFAKSKWRQAFNATAVIRHMRRLQLGSSLNSSFGSSMSFDQQGPNSMLAKSMSVDCATLSRKDGPPQPLPTLPLSTAACSAPGSIRGEPQAEHQVVAPAAAVEPPRPRPSTVTTIHMGTK is encoded by the exons GATAAAACATGAGAACATTGTGGCTTTGGAGGACATCTATGAGAGCTCCAACCACCTATACCTCATCATGCAGTT ggtGTCTGGTGGGGAGTTGTTTGACCGCATCGTAGAGAAGGGTTTCTACACAGAGATGGACGCCAGCAGGCTCATTAAACAGGTGCTTGATGCTGTCAACTACCTCCATGCTATGGGCATCGTACACAGAGACCTCAAG CCAGAGAACCTGCTTTACTACAACCCCCGTGATGAGGCCAAGATCATGATCAGTGACTTTGGTCTGTCTAAGATGGAGGGGACAGGAGACGTGATGGCCACTGCCTGTGGGACACCAGGATATGTGG CCCCAGAGGTTCTGGCTCAGAAGCCCTACAGCAAAGCAGTGGACTGCTGGTCTATCGGAGTCATCGCTTACATTCT GTTGTGCGGTTACCCTCCATTCTATGACGAGAATGACTCGAAGTTGTTTGAGCAGATACTCAAGGCAGACTATGAGTTTGATGCACCCTATTGGGACGATATATCGGATtcag CCAAAGAGTTCATCAGCTCTCTGATGGAGAAAGATCCAGAGAAGAGATTCACCTGTGACCAGGCTCTAGTCCACCCCTG GATTGCTGGGGACACGGCTCTCTGCAAGAACATCCATGAATCAGTCAGTCGGCAGATGAGGAAAAATTTTGCCAAAAGCAAATGGAGG CAAGCGTTTAACGCCACGGCAGTGATTCGTCATATGAGGCGCTTGCAGCTGGGCAGCAGTCTGAACAGTAGCTTTGGCAGCAGTATGAGCTTTGACCAACAGGGACCGAACTCTATGCTGGCCAAGAGCATGTCTGTAGACTGTGCCACCCTCTCACGCAAAGACG GTCCTCCACAACCTCTGcccactctgcctctctccactGCAGCCTGCAGTGCCCCTGGCAGCATCAGAGGGGAACCACAGGCAGAACACCAGGTTGTGGCTCCAGCTGCAGCAGTGGAGCCACCCCGGCCACGCCCCTCCACAGTCACCACCATCCACATGGGGACTAAATGA